GGAAGGCAAGGATATCTCCCAATGACGTCGGGCGGGTGCTCCGTATACTGGACAGCACAGACGCCCAAGCCTATACAGAACAAATAAGGGACAAATACCACCTTCAGAGTCTCAAGGACCTTGAGAGGGCACAGTTGCCTTCATCGGCCGCACAGGAATTGAGAGAGGTAGCCACCTTTCTTCTGCGACAGGAGGGTAAGTAGATGAAGACCTTCAACAAAAAGGGGGACAAAGGAGAGACAAGCCTCCTTTACGATGTCAGGGTTCCCAAGTCAGACCCACACTGCGAAGCCTACGGCACTGTAGACGAAGCTGTGGCTACTCTGGGACTGGCCCGATCTCTGTCCAAGAAAAAGAAGGTTCAATATATACTCCACAGCGTGCAAGAGGGCCTGTTTATCCTGGCCAGCGAATTGGCTACGCCAGCGCAAGCATATCCCCAGTTCGTCCGCAAGCACCCGGTGATAAACGCTCAAAAGGTACAGCAGATAGAGGACTTCATTGATGAACTGGAAAAAGAAGTGGAAATGCCCCGGGATTTCACTACGCCGGGTGACAGCGCTGGCTCTGCGGTCATACACATGGCCCGTTCCGTCGTCAGGAGGGCAGAAAGAAGAGCGGTCAGTTTGCAGCAGAACAAGCTG
This genomic window from Chloroflexota bacterium contains:
- a CDS encoding cob(I)yrinic acid a,c-diamide adenosyltransferase: MKTFNKKGDKGETSLLYDVRVPKSDPHCEAYGTVDEAVATLGLARSLSKKKKVQYILHSVQEGLFILASELATPAQAYPQFVRKHPVINAQKVQQIEDFIDELEKEVEMPRDFTTPGDSAGSAVIHMARSVVRRAERRAVSLQQNKLLPNEEVLKYLNRLADLLFALAHYENVSPEK